In one window of Cupriavidus necator N-1 DNA:
- a CDS encoding homocysteine S-methyltransferase family protein translates to MSAPESTAAAPRPYTRAAELPRLLQERILILDGAMGTMIQRYKLTEADYRGARFAEHKVDVKGNNELLLLTRPQVISEIHEQYLAAGADLIETNTFGATRVAQEDYKMADLAYEMNVEAARLARAACDKYSTPDKPRFVAGAFGPTPKTASISPDVNDPGARNVTFEELRDSYYEQGKGLLEGGADVFLVETIFDTLNAKAALFAIDQLFEDTGERLPVMISGTVTDASGRILSGQTVEAFWNSLRHARPITFGLNCALGATLMRPYIAELAKVCDAAVSCYPNAGLPNPMSDTGFDETPEVTSSLVEEFAASGLVNLVGGCCGTTPEHIAAIAERVADKKPRTWPGQYRDAA, encoded by the coding sequence ATGAGTGCCCCTGAATCCACCGCGGCCGCGCCGCGCCCCTACACCCGGGCTGCCGAGTTGCCCCGGCTGCTGCAAGAACGCATCCTGATCCTGGATGGCGCCATGGGCACCATGATCCAGCGCTACAAGCTGACCGAGGCGGACTACCGCGGCGCGCGCTTCGCGGAACACAAGGTGGACGTCAAGGGCAACAACGAACTGCTGCTGCTGACGCGCCCGCAGGTCATCAGCGAGATCCATGAGCAGTACCTGGCCGCCGGGGCAGACCTGATCGAGACCAACACCTTCGGTGCCACGCGCGTGGCGCAGGAAGACTACAAGATGGCGGACCTGGCGTACGAGATGAACGTCGAGGCCGCGCGCCTGGCGCGTGCCGCCTGCGACAAGTACAGCACGCCGGACAAGCCGCGCTTTGTCGCCGGCGCCTTCGGCCCGACGCCCAAGACCGCCAGCATCTCGCCCGACGTGAACGACCCGGGCGCGCGCAACGTGACCTTCGAAGAGCTGCGCGATTCCTACTACGAACAGGGCAAGGGCCTGCTGGAAGGCGGCGCCGATGTGTTCCTGGTCGAGACCATCTTCGACACGCTCAATGCCAAGGCGGCGCTGTTCGCCATCGACCAGCTGTTCGAGGACACCGGCGAACGCCTGCCGGTGATGATCTCCGGCACGGTGACCGATGCCTCGGGCCGGATCCTGTCGGGCCAGACCGTGGAAGCGTTCTGGAACAGCCTGCGCCACGCCCGCCCGATCACCTTCGGCTTGAACTGCGCGCTGGGCGCAACGCTGATGCGCCCCTATATCGCCGAGCTGGCCAAGGTCTGCGATGCCGCGGTGTCGTGCTACCCGAACGCGGGTTTGCCGAACCCGATGAGCGACACGGGCTTCGACGAAACGCCCGAGGTCACCTCGTCGCTGGTGGAAGAGTTCGCCGCCTCCGGGCTGGTGAACCTGGTGGGCGGCTGCTGCGGCACCACCCCCGAGCATATTGCCGCCATCGCCGAGCGCGTGGCCGACAAGAAACCCCGCACCTGGCCCGGCCAGTACCGCGACGCCGCCTGA